DNA sequence from the Cytophagia bacterium CHB2 genome:
CCTTCTTGACGACTTTCAGGTAATCATCGATGAATCCGACTACGCCCATCCAGACGGTTGCGAGCACAACGAGGCCGACATAAATCGTCGCGCGCGCCCAGAGCAACGTTGGCAACAGCGCGGCGGCCAGAATGATCAAGCCGCCCATGGTGGGCGTGCCTTGTTTTTTCAGATGCGTTTGCGGGCCGTCTTTGCGCACTTCCTGGCCGATCAAGCGTTCGCGCAAGAAGTTGATAAGGCGCGGCCCGACAACGAAGCTGATCAGCAACGCGGTAATCGCGGCAAAGCCGGCGCGAAACGAGATGTACTGAAACAAGTTGAAGCCGGAAATATGCTCACGCAACGGGTAGAGCAGATAATACAGCATGGACGGCTCCTTTTCACTCTTGCTCCGGCGCAATCATCGGATGCACGCCGGAACATGCGCAGGATAAGGGAATAAAGTTATGCCTCTGACAACTTCTCCAACACGTCCTCCATCGCCATGCCGCGGCTGCCTTTGAGCAGCAACGCATCGCCGGGGCGCACGGACCGGTTCACCTCGGCAATCAAATTTTGCTTGCTCTCAAAATGTTCGGCCCAGCAATATTGCCCGACGGCTTGAATGAGATGTTTCGTGAGCGGGCCGTAAGCAAACACGGCTTGTATCGGCAGCGTGGTGATGAATTCTCCAATTTCGCGATGCGCGGCCTGCGCGCTTGCGCCCAATTCCAGCATATCGCCTAAAATCGCGACGCGCCGGGCGTGTTCTGCCAGCGGTTGTTGCGCCAGAAATTCCAGCGCGAGCTTGGTGGATTCCGGGTTGGCGTTGTAGGCGTCGTTGATAATGATCATGCCGTTTTTGTGCACGATTTGCATACGCTTCGCCACGCTGGCGCAACTTTCAATTCCTGCTTTGATTGCCGCAGCCTCGAGTCCGAAAAAATCTCCCACCGCAACGGCGGCGAGCGCATTGCTGGCATTGTGCGCCCCCGGCACATTCAAGCGAATATCGACGCCGCGCCAGGCGAGCGTGACGTGCCCGCTGGCATCGATCTCTTTGATCGCGCCCTGAATCTGCGCCGGTTTTTGCAGGCCGTAGGTC
Encoded proteins:
- a CDS encoding UDP-N-acetylmuramoyl-tripeptide--D-alanyl-D-alanine ligase, coding for TNIGRAHIEFFGDVAGVAQAKRELFRHLHEHDGIAFLNADDPLLPTVHPAGLKAVTYGLQKPAQIQGAIKEIDASGHVTLAWRGVDIRLNVPGAHNASNALAAVAVGDFFGLEAAAIKAGIESCASVAKRMQIVHKNGMIIINDAYNANPESTKLALEFLAQQPLAEHARRVAILGDMLELGASAQAAHREIGEFITTLPIQAVFAYGPLTKHLIQAVGQYCWAEHFESKQNLIAEVNRSVRPGDALLLKGSRGMAMEDVLEKLSEA